The Enterobacter kobei genome has a segment encoding these proteins:
- a CDS encoding HAAAP family serine/threonine permease has protein sequence METTQTSTVASIESRSGWRKTDTMWMLGLYGTAIGAGVLFLPINAGVGGLIPLIIMAIIAFPMTYFAHRGLTRFVLSGKNPGEDITEVVEEHFGVGAGKLITLLYFFAIYPILLVYSVAITNTVESFMLHQLHMTPPPRAILSLILIVGMMTIVRFGEQMIVKAMSVLVFPFVAALMLLACYLIPQWNGAALETLSLSSASATGNGLLMTLWLAIPVMVFSFNHSPIISSFAVAKREEYGNGAEKKCSSILARAHIMMVLTVMFFVFSCVLSLSPADLAAAKDQNISILSYLANHFNAPLIAWMAPIIAMIAITKSFLGHYLGAREGFNGMVIKSLRGKGKSIEISKLNKITALFMLLTTWAVATLNPSILGMIETLGGPVIAMILFLMPMYAIQKVPAMRKYSGHVSNVFVVIMGLIAISAIFYSLYTMF, from the coding sequence ATGGAAACCACTCAAACCAGCACCGTTGCTTCGATTGAATCCCGAAGTGGTTGGCGCAAAACGGATACCATGTGGATGCTTGGCCTTTACGGCACAGCAATCGGCGCTGGTGTACTGTTTCTTCCTATCAACGCAGGCGTCGGCGGTCTGATTCCGCTGATCATCATGGCCATCATCGCCTTCCCGATGACCTACTTCGCACACCGCGGTCTGACCCGCTTCGTGCTGTCCGGTAAAAACCCGGGCGAAGACATCACTGAAGTTGTTGAAGAACACTTCGGCGTGGGTGCAGGTAAACTGATTACCCTGCTCTACTTCTTCGCGATTTATCCCATCCTGCTGGTTTACAGCGTGGCCATCACCAACACCGTTGAAAGCTTCATGTTGCACCAGCTGCACATGACGCCACCACCGCGTGCCATCCTGTCTCTGATCCTGATTGTCGGCATGATGACCATCGTGCGCTTCGGTGAGCAGATGATTGTGAAAGCCATGAGCGTGCTGGTATTCCCGTTTGTCGCTGCACTGATGCTGCTGGCCTGCTACCTGATCCCACAGTGGAACGGTGCCGCACTGGAAACGCTGTCCCTGAGCAGCGCGTCTGCAACCGGTAACGGCCTGCTGATGACCCTGTGGCTGGCAATCCCGGTCATGGTCTTCTCCTTCAACCACTCCCCGATCATCTCCTCTTTCGCGGTGGCGAAACGTGAAGAGTACGGTAATGGCGCTGAGAAGAAGTGCTCCAGCATCCTGGCTCGCGCTCACATCATGATGGTGCTGACCGTGATGTTCTTCGTCTTCAGCTGCGTACTGAGCCTCTCCCCGGCAGACCTGGCGGCAGCGAAAGATCAGAACATCTCTATTCTGTCTTACCTGGCGAACCACTTTAACGCACCGCTGATTGCGTGGATGGCACCGATCATCGCGATGATCGCCATCACCAAATCCTTCCTGGGCCACTACCTGGGCGCACGCGAAGGCTTCAACGGTATGGTGATTAAATCTCTGCGTGGTAAAGGCAAGAGCATTGAAATCAGCAAGCTGAATAAAATCACTGCGCTGTTCATGCTGCTCACCACCTGGGCGGTAGCGACCCTGAACCCAAGCATCCTGGGTATGATTGAAACGCTGGGTGGTCCGGTCATCGCGATGATTCTGTTCCTGATGCCGATGTATGCGATTCAGAAAGTGCCAGCTATGCGTAAGTACAGCGGCCATGTGAGTAATGTCTTCGTGGTTATCATGGGTCTTATCGCTATCTCTGCGATCTTCTACTCCCTGTACACCATGTTCTGA
- the sdaB gene encoding L-serine ammonia-lyase II, with translation MISVFDIFKIGIGPSSSHTVGPMKAGKQFTDDLIARGILHDVTRVVVDVYGSLSLTGKGHHTDIAIIMGLAGNLPDTVDIDAIPGFIQDVNTHGRLLLANGEHEVEFPVDHCMNFHADNLSLHENGMRITALAGDKAVYSQTYYSIGGGFIVDEDHFGQTSTSSVEVPYPYKTAADLQRHCQETGLSLSGLMMKNELALHSKEELEQHFTSVWEVMRGGIERGITTEGVLPGKLRVPRRAAALRRMLVSTDKTTTDPMAVVDWINMFALAVNEENAAGGRVVTAPTNGACGIVPAVLAYYDKFIREVNANSLARYLLVASAIGSLYKMNASISGAEVGCQGEVGVACSMAAAGLAELLGASPAQVCIAAEIGMEHNLGLTCDPVAGQVQVPCIERNAIASVKAVNAARMALRRTSEPRVCLDKVIETMYETGKDMNAKYRETSRGGLAMKIVTCD, from the coding sequence ATGATTAGCGTATTCGATATCTTCAAAATCGGTATTGGTCCTTCCAGCTCTCACACCGTCGGACCAATGAAAGCCGGTAAGCAGTTCACGGACGACTTGATTGCACGCGGCATCTTGCATGACGTTACCCGCGTGGTTGTCGATGTTTACGGTTCCCTTTCTCTGACCGGGAAAGGCCACCATACCGATATCGCCATTATCATGGGCCTGGCGGGGAACCTGCCGGATACCGTTGATATTGATGCGATCCCTGGCTTCATCCAGGATGTGAACACCCACGGTCGTTTGCTGCTGGCGAACGGTGAGCATGAGGTTGAATTCCCGGTTGACCATTGCATGAATTTCCATGCGGACAACCTGTCGCTGCACGAAAACGGCATGCGCATTACCGCGTTAGCCGGCGACAAAGCGGTTTACAGCCAGACGTATTACTCTATCGGCGGCGGTTTTATCGTCGACGAAGACCACTTTGGTCAAACCAGTACCTCTTCTGTTGAAGTGCCGTATCCGTACAAAACGGCGGCGGATCTTCAGCGTCACTGCCAGGAGACGGGGCTTTCCCTCTCTGGTCTGATGATGAAAAACGAGCTGGCCCTTCATAGCAAAGAGGAACTTGAACAGCACTTCACCAGCGTCTGGGAAGTGATGCGCGGCGGTATTGAGCGCGGGATCACTACCGAAGGCGTTCTGCCTGGCAAGCTTCGCGTACCGCGTCGTGCGGCGGCGCTGCGCCGTATGCTGGTGAGCACCGACAAAACGACTACCGACCCCATGGCCGTCGTGGACTGGATTAACATGTTTGCCCTGGCGGTGAATGAAGAGAACGCCGCAGGGGGCCGCGTGGTCACCGCGCCGACCAACGGCGCATGCGGTATCGTTCCGGCCGTGCTGGCGTACTACGACAAGTTTATCCGTGAGGTCAACGCCAACTCTCTGGCGCGCTACCTGCTGGTCGCCAGCGCGATTGGTTCTCTGTATAAGATGAACGCGTCGATTTCCGGTGCGGAAGTGGGCTGCCAGGGTGAAGTCGGCGTGGCCTGCTCCATGGCAGCGGCGGGTCTGGCTGAACTGTTGGGCGCGAGCCCGGCTCAGGTGTGCATTGCGGCGGAAATCGGCATGGAGCATAACCTGGGTCTGACCTGTGACCCGGTTGCCGGGCAGGTACAGGTACCGTGCATCGAGCGTAACGCGATCGCCTCCGTGAAGGCGGTGAACGCGGCACGTATGGCCCTGCGCCGCACCAGCGAACCGCGCGTCTGTCTCGATAAAGTTATCGAAACCATGTACGAAACCGGCAAAGATATGAACGCCAAATACCGCGAAACCTCTCGCGGCGGCCTGGCGATGAAGATCGTGACCTGCGATTAA
- the xni gene encoding flap endonuclease Xni, with product MAVHLLIVDALNLIRRIHAVQGTPCKDTCLHALEQLIRHSEPTHAVAVFDDEARNSGWRHQRLPDYKAGRAPMPDDLHAEMPVIRAAFEQRGVPCWGAHGNEADDLAATLAVKVASAGHQATIVSTDKGYCQLLSPTIRIRDYFQKRWLDAPFIASEFGVSPDQLPDYWGLAGISSSKVPGVAGIGPKSAAQLLTDFQSLEGIYARLDDVPEKWRKKLEAHKEMAFICRDVATLQTDLQLDGNLQQLRLER from the coding sequence GTGGCTGTTCATTTACTTATCGTCGACGCGCTCAACCTGATTCGCCGTATCCATGCGGTACAGGGCACGCCCTGTAAGGACACTTGCCTGCACGCGCTGGAGCAGCTTATTCGCCATAGCGAACCTACCCATGCAGTGGCGGTGTTTGATGACGAAGCGCGGAACAGCGGCTGGCGACACCAGCGTCTCCCTGACTACAAGGCCGGACGCGCGCCGATGCCGGACGACCTGCATGCCGAAATGCCCGTTATTCGCGCGGCCTTTGAACAACGCGGCGTTCCCTGCTGGGGCGCGCACGGCAACGAAGCGGACGATCTGGCCGCGACGCTTGCGGTCAAGGTAGCGAGTGCCGGACATCAGGCCACTATCGTTTCAACGGATAAAGGCTACTGCCAGCTTCTCTCTCCCACCATCCGCATCCGCGATTACTTCCAGAAACGCTGGCTGGACGCGCCATTTATTGCCAGCGAGTTTGGCGTCTCACCAGATCAACTGCCTGACTACTGGGGACTGGCGGGGATTAGCAGCTCGAAGGTACCGGGGGTCGCGGGTATCGGGCCGAAGAGCGCCGCCCAGCTGCTGACAGATTTTCAGAGTCTGGAGGGGATATACGCCAGGCTGGATGACGTGCCGGAAAAATGGCGCAAAAAGCTGGAGGCGCACAAAGAGATGGCGTTTATATGTCGGGATGTGGCGACGTTACAGACGGATTTACAGCTGGACGGGAATTTGCAGCAGTTGCGGTTAGAGCGTTAA
- the rlmM gene encoding 23S rRNA (cytidine(2498)-2'-O)-methyltransferase RlmM: MNKVVLYCRPGFEKECAAEITDKAAKRDVFGFARVKENAGYVVFECYQPEDADKLARELPFSSLIFARQMFVAGELLKDLPPEDRITPIVGMLQGVVEKGGDLRVEVADTNESKELMKFCRKFTVPLRAALRDAGVLTNYETPKRPVVHIFFIAPGCCYAGYSYTNNNSPFYMGIPRLKFPSDAPSRSTLKLEEAFHVFIPADEWDERLANGMYAVDLGACPGGWTYQLVKRNMWVSSVDNGPMAQSLMDTGQVTWLREDGFRYRPTRNNISWMVCDMVEKPAKVAALMASWLVNGWCRETIFNLKLPMKKRYEEVSQNLAYIQAQLDEHGINVEIQARQLYHDREEVTVHIRRWWAAVGGRRDER, encoded by the coding sequence ATGAATAAAGTTGTTTTATATTGTCGCCCGGGGTTTGAGAAAGAGTGCGCCGCGGAAATTACCGATAAAGCGGCGAAGCGCGACGTCTTCGGCTTTGCCCGCGTGAAAGAGAATGCGGGCTATGTGGTCTTTGAATGCTATCAGCCCGAAGATGCGGATAAGCTGGCGCGCGAACTGCCGTTTAGTTCGTTGATCTTCGCTCGTCAGATGTTTGTGGCGGGTGAGCTGTTGAAAGACCTTCCCCCGGAAGACCGCATCACGCCAATTGTCGGCATGCTGCAGGGCGTAGTGGAGAAGGGCGGCGATCTGCGCGTGGAAGTGGCGGATACTAACGAAAGTAAAGAGCTGATGAAGTTCTGCCGCAAATTTACCGTGCCGCTGCGCGCGGCGCTGCGTGATGCGGGCGTGCTGACGAACTACGAAACGCCGAAGCGTCCGGTAGTACACATCTTCTTTATCGCTCCGGGCTGCTGTTATGCCGGCTATTCGTATACCAACAATAATTCGCCATTCTATATGGGGATCCCGCGTCTGAAGTTCCCGTCGGATGCACCGAGCCGCTCAACCCTGAAGCTGGAAGAGGCCTTCCACGTCTTTATCCCGGCCGATGAGTGGGACGAGCGTCTGGCTAACGGTATGTATGCCGTCGATCTTGGCGCGTGCCCGGGCGGCTGGACCTATCAGCTGGTGAAACGCAATATGTGGGTATCGTCTGTTGATAACGGCCCAATGGCGCAAAGCCTGATGGACACCGGGCAGGTAACCTGGCTGCGTGAAGACGGTTTCCGCTATCGTCCGACCCGTAACAACATCTCCTGGATGGTGTGCGACATGGTTGAGAAGCCAGCAAAAGTGGCCGCGCTGATGGCCTCCTGGCTGGTGAACGGCTGGTGCCGCGAGACCATTTTCAACCTTAAGCTGCCGATGAAAAAGCGCTACGAGGAGGTCTCTCAGAACCTGGCCTACATCCAGGCGCAACTGGATGAGCACGGTATTAACGTGGAGATCCAGGCGCGTCAGCTGTATCACGATCGCGAAGAGGTGACGGTACATATTCGTCGCTGGTGGGCGGCCGTAGGCGGGCGTCGCGACGAGCGATAG
- a CDS encoding DUF423 domain-containing protein, producing MTSRFMLIFAAVSGFIFVALGAFGAHVLSKSLGAVEMGWIQTGLEYQAFHTLAIFGLAVAMQRRISIWFYWSSVFLALGTVLFSGSLYCLALSHLRLWAFVTPVGGVSFLVGWVLMFIGAIRLKRKGVVHE from the coding sequence ATGACCAGCCGATTCATGCTTATTTTTGCCGCGGTGAGTGGCTTTATTTTTGTTGCACTGGGCGCCTTTGGCGCACATGTATTGAGCAAGTCGTTGGGTGCTGTCGAGATGGGCTGGATCCAGACCGGCCTTGAATACCAGGCGTTCCATACGCTGGCTATTTTCGGACTGGCGGTGGCGATGCAGCGTCGGATCAGCATCTGGTTTTACTGGAGCAGCGTTTTTCTGGCGCTGGGTACTGTGCTGTTCAGCGGCAGCCTCTACTGTCTGGCACTTTCACATCTGCGCCTTTGGGCGTTTGTTACACCCGTCGGCGGCGTCAGCTTCCTGGTGGGGTGGGTATTAATGTTTATCGGAGCTATCCGTCTGAAACGCAAGGGCGTTGTTCATGAATAA
- the gcvA gene encoding glycine cleavage system transcriptional regulator GcvA, translated as MSKRLPPLNALRVFDAAARHLSFTRAADELFVTQAAVSHQIKSLEDFLGLKLFRRRNRSLLLTEEGQSYFQDIKEIFSQLTEATRKLQARSAKGALTVSLLPSFAIQWLVPRLSSFNSAYPGIDVRIQAVDRQEDKLADDVDVAIFYGRGNWPGLRVEKLYAEYLLPVCSPLLLTGDKALKTPADLAQHTLLHDASRRDWQTYTRQLGLSHINVQQGPIFSHSAMVLQAAIHGQGVALANNVMAQSEIEAGRLVCPFNDVLVSKNAFYLVCHDSQAELGKIAAFRQWILAKAASEQEKFRFRYEQ; from the coding sequence ATGTCAAAGCGATTGCCACCCCTTAATGCATTACGCGTTTTTGATGCAGCAGCACGTCACCTCAGCTTCACCCGTGCGGCAGATGAGCTTTTTGTGACACAGGCCGCAGTAAGTCATCAAATCAAGTCTCTGGAGGATTTCCTGGGCCTTAAGCTATTTCGTCGACGCAATCGTTCATTGCTGTTGACTGAAGAAGGGCAGAGCTATTTTCAGGATATTAAAGAGATTTTTTCCCAGCTCACGGAAGCCACGCGCAAGCTGCAGGCCCGCAGTGCAAAAGGTGCCCTGACTGTCAGTTTATTACCCAGTTTTGCCATTCAGTGGCTGGTGCCAAGACTCTCAAGCTTTAACTCAGCTTATCCGGGGATCGACGTTCGAATCCAGGCGGTGGATCGTCAGGAAGACAAGCTGGCCGATGATGTGGATGTCGCCATTTTTTACGGTCGAGGTAACTGGCCGGGCTTGCGTGTCGAGAAATTATACGCAGAATATCTGCTGCCGGTCTGCTCGCCTCTGCTGTTAACGGGCGACAAAGCGCTGAAGACACCCGCTGACCTGGCGCAGCATACGCTTTTACATGATGCCTCTCGCCGCGACTGGCAAACGTATACCCGTCAATTAGGTCTAAGTCATATAAACGTGCAGCAAGGGCCCATTTTTAGCCACAGTGCGATGGTGCTACAGGCTGCCATTCACGGGCAGGGCGTGGCGTTGGCTAACAACGTGATGGCGCAGTCCGAAATTGAGGCAGGCCGTCTGGTTTGCCCGTTTAATGACGTACTGGTCAGCAAAAATGCATTTTATCTGGTTTGTCATGACAGTCAGGCAGAACTGGGTAAAATAGCCGCCTTCCGGCAGTGGATACTGGCAAAGGCGGCAAGCGAGCAAGAGAAATTCCGCTTCAGGTATGAACAATAA
- a CDS encoding YgdI/YgdR family lipoprotein, whose translation MNKTAAIISACAFTFALSACSGNNYVMHTNDGRSIVSEGKPTTDNDTGMISYKDANGNKQQINRTDVKEMKEIEH comes from the coding sequence ATGAATAAGACAGCTGCAATCATTTCTGCCTGTGCGTTTACTTTTGCCCTGAGCGCCTGTTCTGGTAACAACTACGTGATGCATACCAACGATGGTCGTTCCATCGTTTCGGAAGGGAAACCGACAACCGATAACGATACCGGGATGATTTCGTATAAAGATGCGAACGGGAACAAGCAGCAGATCAACCGCACGGACGTGAAAGAGATGAAAGAGATCGAGCATTAA